The Desulfuromonas versatilis genome has a segment encoding these proteins:
- a CDS encoding RluA family pseudouridine synthase translates to MNAATVQSRETLCPGPEAAGERLDLFLARSLEGVSRKAVKRALDGGQVFVDGRVVKRASHLLAGGETVRLTVERSTAAETVIEPQVVFADEHLLALCKPAGMESHPTGSLRPNALDWVCGHLDQTGGGRPILLHRLDVDTSGLLLFALDGGANLALARQFSGREVQKTYLALVTGHPPVSFSVANHLRAAARGRTLAVRSGGQPAQTDFRLLGRGATFSLVEARPRTGRTHQIRAHLAGEGFPLLGDELYGGPMLVEAGSRSLPVPRHMLHAFRLSFRHPCSAEILTLTTPPPEDFLAVLAVDPQFQEIQRSLGSAHPA, encoded by the coding sequence TTGAACGCCGCCACCGTCCAGTCCCGCGAGACCCTCTGCCCCGGGCCGGAGGCGGCCGGCGAGCGGCTCGATCTGTTTCTGGCCCGCTCCCTCGAGGGGGTCAGCCGCAAGGCGGTGAAAAGGGCCCTTGACGGCGGGCAGGTGTTTGTCGATGGCCGGGTGGTAAAGCGCGCCTCCCACCTGCTGGCAGGAGGAGAAACCGTTCGGCTCACCGTGGAGCGCAGCACCGCGGCTGAAACTGTAATCGAACCCCAGGTCGTGTTTGCCGACGAGCACCTGCTGGCCCTGTGCAAGCCGGCGGGGATGGAAAGCCACCCGACGGGCTCGCTGCGCCCCAATGCTCTGGACTGGGTTTGCGGCCACCTCGACCAAACCGGGGGCGGCAGGCCGATCCTGCTGCACCGGCTGGACGTCGACACCTCGGGGTTGCTGCTGTTTGCCCTCGACGGCGGGGCCAACCTCGCGTTGGCCCGGCAGTTCTCCGGGCGCGAGGTGCAAAAGACCTACCTGGCCCTGGTGACCGGGCACCCGCCGGTGAGTTTTTCGGTCGCCAACCACCTGCGGGCCGCTGCCCGGGGGCGTACCCTTGCGGTGAGAAGCGGCGGCCAGCCGGCCCAGACCGATTTTCGCCTGCTTGGCCGGGGCGCGACCTTCAGCCTGGTGGAGGCGCGGCCGCGTACCGGGCGCACCCACCAGATCCGCGCACACCTGGCCGGGGAGGGGTTCCCCCTGCTGGGCGACGAACTCTATGGCGGGCCGATGCTGGTTGAGGCCGGAAGCCGCAGCCTGCCGGTACCCCGGCATATGCTCCATGCTTTCCGCCTCAGCTTCCGGCACCCCTGCTCGGCGGAGATCCTGACCCTCACCACTCCCCCGCCGGAGGATTTCCTGGCTGTTCTCGCTGTCGATCCCCAATTCCAGGAAATCCAGCGCTCCCTCGGTTCTGCCCATCCTGCCTAA
- the mtaB gene encoding tRNA (N(6)-L-threonylcarbamoyladenosine(37)-C(2))-methylthiotransferase MtaB, with translation MSRTVSIATLGCKTNQFESAAIEERLREAGYQVVPFEEGAELVIVNTCTVTAATDSQSRNLVRRARRLNIDCRVVVTGCYAQVDPQALKAIPGVALVLGNDEKKDFLRYLDEDDEEQRVAVSDIRRSREAVPLSLSSFAERSRAFVQIQNGCDAFCSYCIIPYARGSSRSLSADQVVAQVAGFSDSRYAEVVLTGIHIGRYGEDLEPRSSLVELVRRVQSETDLRRLRLGSIEPTEIPPELIELVAESPILCGHFHVPLQAGDDGVLQRMNRHYTTAFFKGLIDRIHGRMPTAAIGLDVIAGFPGETEGEFENTCRLIESLPVSHLHVFPFSRRPGTPAATMSGQLSGDVVKLRAARLRALGEEKNRLFAERFIGAELEVVVEGGREGGLYRGLSRNYLSVLFAGPEGLEGSLTRVRVREWTLAGLKGQLL, from the coding sequence ATGAGCCGTACCGTCTCCATCGCCACCCTGGGGTGCAAGACCAACCAGTTCGAATCGGCCGCCATCGAGGAGCGGCTGCGCGAAGCCGGGTACCAGGTCGTCCCTTTCGAGGAAGGGGCCGAGCTGGTGATCGTCAACACCTGCACCGTGACCGCGGCCACCGATTCCCAGTCGCGCAACCTGGTGCGCCGCGCCCGGCGGCTCAACATCGACTGCCGGGTGGTGGTGACCGGCTGCTACGCCCAGGTCGATCCCCAGGCGCTCAAGGCCATCCCCGGGGTGGCGCTGGTGCTCGGCAACGACGAAAAGAAAGACTTTCTGCGCTACCTCGACGAGGACGACGAAGAGCAGCGGGTCGCGGTTTCGGACATTCGCCGCTCCCGGGAGGCCGTCCCCCTGTCCCTGTCCAGCTTCGCCGAACGCAGCCGCGCCTTCGTGCAGATCCAGAACGGCTGCGACGCCTTCTGCTCCTACTGCATCATCCCCTACGCCCGGGGCAGCAGCCGCTCGCTGAGCGCGGACCAGGTGGTGGCGCAGGTTGCAGGGTTCAGCGACTCCCGGTATGCCGAGGTCGTGCTCACCGGCATCCACATCGGCCGCTACGGCGAGGACCTGGAGCCGCGCAGCAGCCTGGTGGAGCTGGTGCGCCGGGTACAGAGCGAAACCGACCTGCGCCGGTTGCGGCTGGGGTCTATCGAGCCCACCGAGATTCCCCCAGAACTCATCGAACTGGTCGCCGAATCGCCGATCCTCTGCGGGCATTTCCACGTCCCCCTGCAGGCCGGCGACGACGGGGTGCTCCAGAGGATGAACCGCCACTACACCACCGCCTTTTTCAAGGGGCTGATCGACCGAATCCACGGGCGGATGCCCACCGCGGCCATCGGCCTCGACGTCATTGCCGGGTTCCCCGGGGAAACCGAAGGGGAGTTCGAAAACACCTGCCGCCTGATCGAAAGCCTTCCGGTGAGCCATCTGCACGTCTTTCCCTTCAGCCGCCGCCCGGGAACCCCCGCCGCCACCATGAGCGGGCAGCTGTCCGGCGATGTCGTCAAGCTGCGGGCCGCCCGCCTGCGCGCCCTCGGCGAGGAGAAGAATCGTCTTTTCGCCGAACGGTTTATCGGGGCGGAACTCGAAGTGGTGGTCGAAGGGGGGAGGGAAGGGGGGCTGTACCGGGGGCTGAGCCGCAACTACCTGTCGGTGCTGTTCGCCGGGCCCGAGGGCTTGGAAGGCTCCTTGACCCGGGTGCGGGTGCGGGAGTGGACGCTGGCCGGGCTCAAGGGGCAGCTGCTTTGA
- the mnmA gene encoding tRNA 2-thiouridine(34) synthase MnmA gives MLERKKRIVVAMSGGVDSSVTAALLKEQGHEVIGMTMQIWDYSSFTAEHGETFGTCCSLDDVYDARRVAESLDIPFYVVNFEKDFQREVIDRFCDDYFAGRTPNPCVLCNQVLKFELLLRRARELEADCLATGHYARIEQDGERHCLRKGLDPAKDQSYFLFTLTQPQMARVLFPLGGMTKEEVRAHAARFNLRVAEKAESQDICFVPDGDYVRFLEEERGAGAMNGEIVHVSGQVLGSHQGTYRYTVGQRRGLGIGWHQPLFVVGIDAENRQVVVGEQEHLQRSELSVHQVNWHIPEPSGAIEARCRIRYRHSEVPATITPLPGGRARVVFAQAQRGITPGQAAVFYQGDQVLGGGWIE, from the coding sequence ATGCTGGAAAGAAAAAAACGAATCGTCGTGGCCATGAGCGGCGGAGTGGACTCCTCGGTTACCGCCGCACTGCTCAAGGAGCAGGGGCACGAGGTCATCGGCATGACGATGCAGATCTGGGACTATTCCTCCTTTACCGCGGAGCACGGCGAAACCTTCGGCACCTGCTGTTCCCTCGACGACGTGTATGACGCCCGCCGGGTGGCCGAGAGCCTCGACATCCCGTTTTACGTGGTGAACTTCGAGAAGGATTTCCAGCGCGAGGTCATCGACCGCTTCTGCGACGACTACTTCGCCGGGCGCACCCCCAACCCCTGCGTGCTCTGCAACCAGGTGCTCAAGTTCGAGCTGCTGCTGCGCCGGGCGCGGGAGCTGGAGGCCGACTGCCTGGCCACCGGGCATTACGCCCGGATCGAGCAGGACGGCGAGCGCCATTGCCTGCGCAAGGGGCTCGATCCGGCCAAGGACCAGAGCTATTTCCTGTTCACCCTGACCCAGCCCCAGATGGCCCGGGTGCTCTTCCCCCTGGGCGGGATGACCAAGGAGGAGGTGCGGGCCCACGCCGCCCGCTTCAACCTGCGGGTCGCCGAGAAGGCCGAGAGCCAGGATATCTGCTTCGTGCCCGACGGCGATTACGTGCGCTTTCTCGAAGAGGAGCGGGGCGCAGGGGCCATGAACGGCGAGATCGTGCATGTCTCCGGGCAGGTGCTGGGCAGTCACCAGGGGACCTACCGCTATACCGTCGGCCAGCGCCGGGGCCTCGGGATCGGCTGGCATCAGCCGCTGTTCGTGGTCGGCATCGATGCCGAAAACAGGCAGGTGGTGGTCGGCGAGCAGGAACACTTGCAGCGCTCGGAACTCAGCGTCCACCAGGTCAACTGGCATATTCCCGAACCCTCGGGGGCGATTGAGGCGCGCTGCCGCATCCGCTACCGGCACAGCGAGGTGCCGGCGACCATCACCCCCCTGCCGGGAGGACGGGCCCGGGTCGTCTTTGCCCAGGCCCAGCGGGGCATCACGCCCGGCCAGGCGGCGGTCTTCTACCAAGGCGACCAGGTGCTCGGCGGGGGGTGGATCGAATGA
- the nifU gene encoding Fe-S cluster assembly scaffold protein NifU — MYTEKVMDHFSNPRNVGEIDNADGVGEVGNASCGDIMKIFLKVEDNVIKDIKFKTFGCGAAIATSSMVTEMALGKTIDEALELTNAAVAEALDGLPAQKMHCSNLAADALHEAIKNYKETHGA, encoded by the coding sequence ATGTACACCGAAAAGGTCATGGACCACTTCTCCAACCCCCGCAACGTCGGGGAGATCGATAACGCCGACGGGGTCGGGGAGGTCGGCAACGCCTCCTGCGGCGACATCATGAAGATCTTTCTCAAGGTCGAGGATAACGTCATCAAGGACATCAAGTTCAAGACCTTCGGGTGCGGCGCGGCCATCGCCACCTCTTCCATGGTTACCGAGATGGCCCTGGGCAAGACCATCGACGAGGCCCTGGAGCTGACCAACGCGGCCGTTGCCGAAGCCCTCGACGGGCTGCCCGCGCAGAAGATGCACTGTTCGAACCTGGCCGCCGACGCCCTGCACGAGGCGATCAAGAATTACAAGGAAACGCACGGGGCTTAA